The genomic segment CAGCGAACCAGCCACCCGGCGGCGGCCCAGAATCATGGGGGCTGTGTGCAATTCCTGCATTAACCCCACCTGACCAACAATCACCAGCGTGCCATCCAGTTCCAATAACGGCATATACGGGTTGATATCGTGTTTTACCGGTACGGTATCAATGATCAATTCAAAACGATCAGCGGCATGCTTCATGGCAGCCGTATCGGTGCTGATCAGCACGGCATCGGCTCCCAAAGCCTTCGCTTCGTCGGCTTTCGACGCACTGCGGGTGATGGCCGTTACGTGCGCGCCCATCGCCGCCGCCAGCTTCACCGCCATATGGCCAAGACCACCGAGGCCAATCACCGCGACCTGACTGCCTGGCCCCACGTTCCAGGTACGCAGCGGTGAATAAGTGGTGATACCGGCACACACCAGCGGTGCGACACGGGCGGTCTCAAGATTTTCGGGCACGCTCAGAACGAATTCTTCACGTACCACCACATGGTTGGAATACCCCCCCATGGTATGACCCATGGCGCTGCCATCTGGCGTATTGTAGGTATCCACCCGGTGGCCACAGTATTGCTCTTCTCCGGCATGGCAGGGTTTGCAATGCTGGCAGCTGTCGACCATACAGCCCACTGCAACCAGGTCACCAATGTTGTATTTGGCCACCTCGCTACCCACCGCCGACACCCGACCAACAATTTCATGACCCGGTACTGCCGGGTATACCGTCCAGCCCCAGTCGTTACGAGCGGTGTGTAAATCCGAGTGGCAGACACCGCAATACAGAATATCAATCGACACATCATTGGCATGAGGTTCACGACGTTCAATGGTCATGGGGGCGAGCAGGGATTCTGCAGTTTGGGCAGCATAACTTGCAGTTTTCATAACAATTCTCTCTTCGATGTCATTTGATAATAGCGATCGGTACGTTGTGGGCACCACTGCGGTGCCTTATACGGATTATTCTACGGATAGGTATTGCTGATCCGTTACCTGCTCCAGCCATTCCACCACTTTGCCATCCAGCGCTTCCTGCATGGCAATATGTGTCATGGCAACGTCTGGGGCAGCACCGTGCCAAGGTTTGCTGTTGGTCGGAATCGACACGATGCCACCAGGCTGAATCACCTGATGCTCATGATCCCACTGTTGCACAAAACCACGCCCGGCCGTCACCAGCAGTGTTTGTCCCTGTGGGTGCTGATGCCGGGGCGTTAAAGAGGCCATCAACACGCACCGTGCCGGTAAACCAGTCGGATGAACCACGCCAGGACGGCTGCGAAGCATTTTTGATCACGGAAATCATGAGTGGATTCTCCTGTGGGGCAATGGTTCGGCGTATCAGCCGTCATATTCATCTAGAGGGATCATCTATCAATAGTAAGTGGAATCCGCGTTTTTGATTAGGTAGGGCAACTGGGTTGCATTAATGCACTCAGCTCATGAAACAAACAGATTTTTCATATCAGTAAGTCGTAGAGATGCTGCGCTGACTGTATCCGCTCAGACTTCACCGGCCATAATTCATGAATTACTCACACAAGCTTAAGCGGTTTACACCAGTATATTGATAGATACAAATCTCTTAGCATGGCCGTTCACCCAACTTTTTCAGCTAACGCTTCCATATAGCCATACACTCTTTTGGATCAAACCGCGATGAAGATGCAGGCATCAAAGACAAGCTTGTCGAACTCCAACAACATCCACACCACAAACACCAAGAGCACCACCAACCCCAATCAGGTACTCGCACTGGTACTGGCCTGTTATGTGATGATTATTCTGGACATCTCCATTGTGATTACCGGCCTGCCGGAAATTCAGGCCGAGCTGAAGTTTTCCAATGCCATGCTGTCCTGGGTTCAGAATGCCTACACCCTGACCTTCGGCAGTCTGTTATTACTGGGCGCACGCAGTGGTGATCTGCTGGGTCGTCAACGTATGTTAATGATCGGGCTGGCCTTGTTTGCCCTTTCATCAGTGCTGATTGCCATGGCTCAATCTCCGCTGGCCTTGTTGGGGGGACGCGCCCTGCAAGGTTTTGGTGCAGCCATTCTTGCGCCCTCCACACTGGCCTTGCTGTCATCCTACTTTCCAGAAGGCCCCAAGCGCATCAAAGCGCTGGCCTGGTATGCCGCCACCGCCGGTATCGGAGCCAGTTTGGGGTTGGTACTTGGAGGGCTGTTTGCCGGATTGTTAAGCTGGCGCGTTGGTTTTTGGGTGAATGCCCCCGTAGGCCTGTTATTGATGCTGGCGACCTGGAAAATCTTGCGCGACCAGAGTGCCCAGCCTCCCGCGGGTAAAAAATCGCTGGCCGATTACGATATCACCGGAGCCATCACTTCAACGCTGGGAATGGGCGCTCTGGTGTTCGGCACCGTGCATTCCACCCAGGCAGGCTGGACAGATGCGATAACTCTGGCAAGTCTCGCCACAGCAGTGCTTTTTCTGGGCTGGTTTCTGCGTATCGAATCACGCCACCCCACCCCGCTACTCCCCATGCGTTTGTTCAAAAGCCGTGAACGAGTCAGTGCTTATCTGGCCCGTATGATGTTTTTAGGCGCCATGGTTGGTTTCCTGTTTTTCGCCACTCAATTATTGCAACGGATTCTTGGCTTTTCTCCGGTTGAGGCTGGTATTGCCTTTCTGCCGTTCACCGTACTGACTTTTGTTGCCTCCACTCAAGTACCGCGCCTGACGCGCAAACTCGGCAACCACAACGTGGCATTGTTGGCGCTGGTTATCCTGGGTATTGGCATGGCTTGGCTGGCAATGAGTGATGGCAGGAGCGACTACTGGCTGGCCATTGGTTTACCCATGTTGCTGATCGGTTTGGGTAACGGTGCGGTACTTGGGCCACTGACAATCGCCGGCGTAGCTGGCATCAGGGAAGAAGATTCCGGCGCAGCCTCCGGTATGGTTAATGTTGCCCACCAGCTTGGTGGCACCCTGGGCCTGAGCATTCTGGTGGTCATTGTTGCTGCAACCGAAGCGGGTAGCAGCTCAGCGCTGACCGATGAAACGCAACTCGCTCATCAGCTGACCGTCGGCTTCGAAGGTTGCCTGGTGTTTGTGATTCTGGCCGGTGTGATCATGACAACCCTTAACCGCAAACCCGTACCGCAAACGGTTTGAGCAGCCCGTCTTTATTACTCATCAAAAAACCCGGGGAGAGACCGCCAAGCCGGTTTACATTAAAGACATGCTGCCGGTTCATACACATGCCACAGCAGCATGGCTGTCTGACACAAAATAAGACTCCAGACGGAATATACCGTCCTATTGCAGCGCCCCCCGTACGGTTGTTTTCCCACTTTCGGATGTTGCATAGTGATGCCCGACAGCCACCACCTCAGGAGCACACCCGCCATGCCCAGCCTGTTCGATTCCATCCAGATGGGTGATCTGGAATTAGCCAACCGCATCGTTATGTCTCCCTTGACCCGCTGCCGGGCACCCGGCCGTCTTCCCAATGCCCTGATGGTTGAGTACTACCGCCAGCGGGCCAGCGCCGGACTGATCATCAGCGAAGCCACCGCCATCATGCCGATGGGAGTTGGCTACCCGGATACACCAGGCATCTGGTCGGATGAGCAAGTCAAAGGCTGGCAACTCATCACCGAGGCAGTGCATCAAGCAGGCGGCAAAATAGTTTGCCAGCTGTGGCATGTCGGCCGGGTCTCGCACCCGCACTACCTGGACGGAGCAACACCAGTATCCTCCAGCGCTGTTGCCCTGCGCAGCCATGTCCGGCTACTGCGCCCCCAGGTCGAGTACCCGGTACCACGCGCACTGGCAACCGATGAAATACCCGCCATTATCGAGGCTTATCGGCAAGCGGCTGAAAACGCCAAAGCCGCCGGTTTTGATGGCGTCGAATTACACGGAGCCAATGGCTACCTGCCCGACCAGTTCCTGCAAACCAGCACCAACCAGCGTACCGATGCCTACGGTGGCCCGATTGAAAACCGCGCCCGCTTTATGCTCGAAGCCACCGATGCCCTGATTGCTGTGTGGGGAGCCAGCCGCGTCGGCGTCCACCTGTCGCCCGCTTGCGACACCCAGGATATGGGAGATGACGACCCGGCGGCCACCTTCGGCTACGTAGTGGAAGCCCTTGACCAACGTCACATCGCGTTCATCTTCAGCCGTGAAGACCTCAGCAATGATAACGCCCTGACACCCGACCTTGCCCAACGCTTCAGCGGCGTATGGATTGGCAATATGAACCTCAGCCGCGACCACGCCATTCAGCGGCTGGAAGGTCGTATTGTTGATGCCGTCGCCTTTGGCCGCGACTTTATTGCCAACCCGGATCTGGTGGCACGGCTGCAAACCGGAGCCGCCCTCAACGAAGGCAATATGGAAACGTATTACGCCTCCGGTAGCGAAGGGTATACCGACTATCCGGTGTTGGCTGGCGGTTGGGGCGGGGGAGTTAGGCGGGGAGTTAGGCGGGGGGAGAGGAGAGGAGAGCAGGCGAGTTATTGCCAAATCTGGTGTTCAACCCTGATCATGCTGCGTCCTGATCCTGCTTGTTCACCGACAGCAGGCTTCGTTCTATGATTGAGAACACCCCCGAATCAGCAACAAGAGATAGTTTCATGGCCAGATTCCTTTTTTAAGAAGTGCCATTATTGAAGAAACAACAAGTCGTCAGTACCCCGGTTTAAAATGGTTACTTTTGCGAATGGATTGGGTTAAAGCCGGTTGTCGGTTCGAATCAACGTAAGCGCCCTTAAATCAGCCCCCTGTTACTCAATCTCATTCCTTGCTACAAACTCAGCTTAATGTCGCATTCCACGGCAGCAGTGCTTCAAGCCTTTCCAGGGTATCCGCCTCGGCGATGTGATCCAGTACATGCTGAATATATATTGACGGCTCCAGTCCGTTGGCCTTGGCGGTTTCGATCAGGGAATAGCAGGTGGCACTGGCACGGGCGCCTTGTGGTGTATCGGCGAACAACCACGCTCGGCGACCCACGGCGAAGGGGCGGATGGCGTTTTCGGCCAGCACGTTGCTGATATGCACATCGCCGCGCTCACAGTAACCCACCAGATAATCCCACTGGTTCAGGGTGTACTCCATGGCTTTACGGCTCAGGGAGCCTTTCATCACCTTACCGACATTGGCTTCGAGCCATGTTCTCAAGTCCTTCAGTTGGGGCAGGCTTATCTCCTGGCGGACACGGTGGCGCTCGGGAGCGCTCAGGTCTTTGATCTGTCGCTCGATCACATACAGCTTGTTGATGTGACTTAAGCCTATATCGGCTTTGGAGACCTTGGCCTTCTTGCCTTTCCCTTTGTCTGCGCCGCTTTGGAGGCTTCGACGAACTTACGACGGGCATGATCCCAGCACCCAATTCGGGTGATGCCGTTGGCAGAGCACACCGGCCCATAACCGGAGTAACCGTCCGCCTGCAGGATGCCAGTGAAGTCGTCGAGCAGGCGCACAGGGACGCTGCCGGCACGGGACGGATCATAGGCAAACAACACGGATGGCCGATCGGGTGGCCCGCCCCGGATGACCCACATCCACTTGTCGGACTGGGCCGTTTTGCCATCCTCTTTCAGCACCTGTATCCGAGTCTCATCGGCCTGCAGGTAGTCACTGCTGTTCTGCACTTCGCGCATCAGGTTGATCAGCGGACTGAACACCTCGTCCAGCCGGATGATCCAGTGCGCCATACTGGTACGGCTGACTTCATGGCCGTGCCGCTTGAGCATCTGCTCCAGGCGGTACAGGGGAGCCCGTCGGCGTACTTGGAGATGATGATGTAGGCCAGCAGTGATGTCGTCGCGATGCATTTGCCCAGCGGGTGAAGCGGTCGCGGTGCCGCAAGGATACGTTCTGCGTCATCGTGCTCGAAGACGGCTTTTTCCTGCCAGTATTCCAGCACCTTCAGCTGCGCCGGAATGAACTGCAGTTCTTCCTTCACCTTGGTGAAGAAGGTCTTGTTGGGCCCCGTTTTCTCTTCATCGCTCAGAGTCAGTTCGATGCGCTCACGCAGCAACGTATCAGAGAAGCCACGGTAGCGGCGCTTGCTCGAAGTGCGAGGATTATTTTCGTCGACATCATCTGGAAGCTGATCGCGTAGGGCCTCGATCTCGGCTTCCAGCTCGACTTCATCGAAGAGGTGGTGTTGGTGAGCCTGCTTCTCGCTGCTGGCGGCGAACTTCTGGATATACCTGCTTCAGACGCAGCAGTTCTTCGAGGAGTTGGATGTAGTTCTCGCGTTGCTTGATCGTCTGGTCGCGTTGCGCAAGTGCTTGATCATGCTCAGCCTCTTGAACGACCAGTTGTTGTTGCAAATCAGCCACAAACGACAGCAGTTCAGCGGCAGACAAGCCGCTGATACCGGGTGTTCCAACACGCTGTTTCGGTGATCTTTGCATGCCGTAAGTTATAGCAAAACAGCCAGTTATGGCATGTAATAAGTGCTATCCAGGGCCTCATACTGGAGGGTTTTATGACCCTTGAGCAGGCTGATGTCATAGCCGTCGAGTAACCAGTTGATCTGCTCACCGGTCAGCGGCAGCAGTTCGTCTGCCACCTTCGGCCACTTGAACTTTTCCTCGGCCAGCGCCTTGTAATAGAGCACGAAGCCGTTGTCTTCCCACATCAGGCATTTGATCTTGTTGCGCTGGCGATTGGTGAAGGCATAGAGCGCGCCGGTAAAGGGGCTGCGCCCCAGTTCCTGCTCGACCAACAGCGCCAGGCCACTGGCCTGTTTGCGAAAATCGACCGGTGCACGGTAGAGATAGATCTCGGGTGTGTCCACTGCCGGACGCAGATAACGGGATTTCATCAAAGCTGCCTCAGGATCATGCCCAATAGCTCAATATTGCCAGCGTGCATGCCAGTGATCGTCAGGCCACCCGGGAGGGCCAGGGTCAGCTCATCCATCGGCTGACTTGGCAGGCATGTGACACGGGCAAACCCCGAGGTGCCCTCTGATTGAAGTGGGTCACCGTCAGCCTTCAGACGCTTGCGACGCCAGTAGGTGAACTGATGGTACGACAGCTCATGCTGCTTGCAGAAGACGGCCCCGGATAATCCAGAGTCGCGCCAGTTATCGAGTTGCTGTTGCCAATGCTGGGTGCGTTCTTGATGGGTCATGACGGATTCCTCGTGTGTGTGACGATGGAATCAGTCTGGAGCGGCGACTGGATGAAAAACAGGTGCTGATTCTTGGGCGCTTACGAATCAACGGGTTGATGGGTTCGACACGATCTTGTACACAGAATACGGCAAGTATTGACCCCCTCCCCTCCGGGAAAGGTTTCAAAAGGGTTCTGACAAAATGCCACAGATTCCTTAGTACGCCGCCAGCCAACTGATCTACCGTCAGGTGGAACGGAAAATCATCATGG from the Candidatus Thalassolituus haligoni genome contains:
- a CDS encoding NAD(P)-dependent alcohol dehydrogenase, whose translation is MKTASYAAQTAESLLAPMTIERREPHANDVSIDILYCGVCHSDLHTARNDWGWTVYPAVPGHEIVGRVSAVGSEVAKYNIGDLVAVGCMVDSCQHCKPCHAGEEQYCGHRVDTYNTPDGSAMGHTMGGYSNHVVVREEFVLSVPENLETARVAPLVCAGITTYSPLRTWNVGPGSQVAVIGLGGLGHMAVKLAAAMGAHVTAITRSASKADEAKALGADAVLISTDTAAMKHAADRFELIIDTVPVKHDINPYMPLLELDGTLVIVGQVGLMQELHTAPMILGRRRVAGSLIGGVAETQEMLDFCGKTGVLPEVEMIRMDQINEAYERLEKSDVRYRFVIDMSSMPALEG
- a CDS encoding MFS transporter, with amino-acid sequence MKMQASKTSLSNSNNIHTTNTKSTTNPNQVLALVLACYVMIILDISIVITGLPEIQAELKFSNAMLSWVQNAYTLTFGSLLLLGARSGDLLGRQRMLMIGLALFALSSVLIAMAQSPLALLGGRALQGFGAAILAPSTLALLSSYFPEGPKRIKALAWYAATAGIGASLGLVLGGLFAGLLSWRVGFWVNAPVGLLLMLATWKILRDQSAQPPAGKKSLADYDITGAITSTLGMGALVFGTVHSTQAGWTDAITLASLATAVLFLGWFLRIESRHPTPLLPMRLFKSRERVSAYLARMMFLGAMVGFLFFATQLLQRILGFSPVEAGIAFLPFTVLTFVASTQVPRLTRKLGNHNVALLALVILGIGMAWLAMSDGRSDYWLAIGLPMLLIGLGNGAVLGPLTIAGVAGIREEDSGAASGMVNVAHQLGGTLGLSILVVIVAATEAGSSSALTDETQLAHQLTVGFEGCLVFVILAGVIMTTLNRKPVPQTV
- a CDS encoding alkene reductase, which encodes MPSLFDSIQMGDLELANRIVMSPLTRCRAPGRLPNALMVEYYRQRASAGLIISEATAIMPMGVGYPDTPGIWSDEQVKGWQLITEAVHQAGGKIVCQLWHVGRVSHPHYLDGATPVSSSAVALRSHVRLLRPQVEYPVPRALATDEIPAIIEAYRQAAENAKAAGFDGVELHGANGYLPDQFLQTSTNQRTDAYGGPIENRARFMLEATDALIAVWGASRVGVHLSPACDTQDMGDDDPAATFGYVVEALDQRHIAFIFSREDLSNDNALTPDLAQRFSGVWIGNMNLSRDHAIQRLEGRIVDAVAFGRDFIANPDLVARLQTGAALNEGNMETYYASGSEGYTDYPVLAGGWGGGVRRGVRRGERRGEQASYCQIWCSTLIMLRPDPACSPTAGFVL
- the tnpB gene encoding IS66 family insertion sequence element accessory protein TnpB (TnpB, as the term is used for proteins encoded by IS66 family insertion elements, is considered an accessory protein, since TnpC, encoded by a neighboring gene, is a DDE family transposase.), with translation MKSRYLRPAVDTPEIYLYRAPVDFRKQASGLALLVEQELGRSPFTGALYAFTNRQRNKIKCLMWEDNGFVLYYKALAEEKFKWPKVADELLPLTGEQINWLLDGYDISLLKGHKTLQYEALDSTYYMP
- a CDS encoding IS66 family insertion sequence element accessory protein TnpB, coding for MTHQERTQHWQQQLDNWRDSGLSGAVFCKQHELSYHQFTYWRRKRLKADGDPLQSEGTSGFARVTCLPSQPMDELTLALPGGLTITGMHAGNIELLGMILRQL